From Rattus rattus isolate New Zealand chromosome 17, Rrattus_CSIRO_v1, whole genome shotgun sequence, the proteins below share one genomic window:
- the Pard6a gene encoding partitioning defective 6 homolog alpha isoform X1, translating to MARPQRTPARSPDSIVEVKSKFDAEFRRFALPRTSVRGFQEFSRLLCVVHQIPGLDVLLGYTDAHGDLLPLTNDDSLHRALASGPPPLRLLVQKRAEGDSSGLAFASNSLQRRKKGLLLRPVAPLRTRPPLLISLPQDFRQVSSVIDVDLLPETHRRVRLHKHGSDRPLGFYIRDGMSVRVAPQGLERVPGIFISRLVRGGLAESTGLLAVSDEILEVNGIEVAGKTLDQVTDMMVANSHNLIVTVKPANQRNNVVRGASGRLTGPSSVGPGPTDPDSDDDNSDPVIENRHPPCSNGLSQGPLCWDLQPGCLLPSAGSSLPSLDSREQANSGWGNGMRGDVSGFSL from the exons ATGGCCAGGCCGCAGAGGACTCCGGCGCGCAGTCCGGATAGCATCGTCGAGGTGAAGAGCAAA TTTGACGCCGAGTTCCGACGCTTTGCATTACCCCGCACTTCAGTGAGAGGCTTTCAGGAGTTCTCGCGGTTGCTGTGTGTGGTACACCAGATCCCTGGCCTGGATGTGCTGCTTGGCTATACGGATGCTCACGGTGACTTGCTGCCCCTCACCAACGATGACAGTTTGCACCGGGCCTTGGCCAGCGGGCCCCCACCTCTGCGCCTGTTGGTCCAGAAACGGG CAGAAGGTGACTCCAGTGGCCTGGCTTTTGCCTCCAACTCTCTACAGAGGCGCAAGAAAGGGCTCCTGCTACGACCAGTGGCACCTCTGCGCACCAGGCCACCCTTGTTAATCAGCTTGCCCCAAGATTTCCGCCAGGTGTCTTCAGTTATAGACGTGGACCTACTACCTGAGACCCATCGACGTGTGAGACTGCACAAACATGGCTCAGACCGTCCCCTGGGCTTCTACATTCGAGATGGCATGAGTGTTCGTGTGGCTCCTCAGGGTCTGGAGCGGGTGCCAGGGATCTTCATCTCCCGCCTGGTCCGTGGGGGCCTGGCTGAGAGCACAGGGCTGCTGGCGGTCAGTGATGAGATCCTCGAGGTCAATGGCATTGAGGTGGCTGGAAAGACCTTGGACCAAGTGACAGACATGATGGTTGCCAACAGCCATAACCTCATTGTCACTGTCAAGCCTGCCAACCAGCGTAATAATGTGGTACGAGGGGCATCTGGGCGTCTGACAGGGCCTTCTTCTGTAGGGCCTGGGCCTACTGATCCTGACAGTGATGATGACAACAGTGACCCGGTCATTGAAAATCGCCACCCTCCCTGTTCTAATGGGCTGTCTCAGGGGCCCCTGTGCTGGGACCTGCAACCTGGCTGCCTACTTCCTAGTGCTGGCAGCTCTCTGCCCTCCTTGGATAGCAGAGAGCAAGCCAATTCTGGCTGGGGGAATGGCATGCGAGGTGATGTTAGTGGATTCAGCCTCTGA
- the Pard6a gene encoding partitioning defective 6 homolog alpha isoform X3 gives MTVCTGPWPAGPHLCACWSRNGRRKKGLLLRPVAPLRTRPPLLISLPQDFRQVSSVIDVDLLPETHRRVRLHKHGSDRPLGFYIRDGMSVRVAPQGLERVPGIFISRLVRGGLAESTGLLAVSDEILEVNGIEVAGKTLDQVTDMMVANSHNLIVTVKPANQRNNVVRGASGRLTGPSSVGPGPTDPDSDDDNSDPVIENRHPPCSNGLSQGPLCWDLQPGCLLPSAGSSLPSLDSREQANSGWGNGMRGDVSGFSL, from the exons ATGACAGTTTGCACCGGGCCTTGGCCAGCGGGCCCCCACCTCTGCGCCTGTTGGTCCAGAAACGGG AGGCGCAAGAAAGGGCTCCTGCTACGACCAGTGGCACCTCTGCGCACCAGGCCACCCTTGTTAATCAGCTTGCCCCAAGATTTCCGCCAGGTGTCTTCAGTTATAGACGTGGACCTACTACCTGAGACCCATCGACGTGTGAGACTGCACAAACATGGCTCAGACCGTCCCCTGGGCTTCTACATTCGAGATGGCATGAGTGTTCGTGTGGCTCCTCAGGGTCTGGAGCGGGTGCCAGGGATCTTCATCTCCCGCCTGGTCCGTGGGGGCCTGGCTGAGAGCACAGGGCTGCTGGCGGTCAGTGATGAGATCCTCGAGGTCAATGGCATTGAGGTGGCTGGAAAGACCTTGGACCAAGTGACAGACATGATGGTTGCCAACAGCCATAACCTCATTGTCACTGTCAAGCCTGCCAACCAGCGTAATAATGTGGTACGAGGGGCATCTGGGCGTCTGACAGGGCCTTCTTCTGTAGGGCCTGGGCCTACTGATCCTGACAGTGATGATGACAACAGTGACCCGGTCATTGAAAATCGCCACCCTCCCTGTTCTAATGGGCTGTCTCAGGGGCCCCTGTGCTGGGACCTGCAACCTGGCTGCCTACTTCCTAGTGCTGGCAGCTCTCTGCCCTCCTTGGATAGCAGAGAGCAAGCCAATTCTGGCTGGGGGAATGGCATGCGAGGTGATGTTAGTGGATTCAGCCTCTGA
- the Acd gene encoding adrenocortical dysplasia protein homolog, translating into MSNSGRLVLRPWIRELILGSETLSSPQAGHLLKVLQDSETPGPSSAPDTPDTGAVLLVSDGTHSVRCVVTRNAIDTSDWEEKEFGFRGTEGRLLLLQACGLRIQVAQDYAPAEFYLQVDRFNLLPTEQPRVQVTGCNQDSDVQKKLNKCLEDHLSESASSSAGLTLSQLLDEVKEDQDHRGALVRLAESCLVLQGPFTARPLTHWATSCSQATEEAVFTVPSLLLHISEKEEQILSSIDSSQKAQENPASLSLMPQEESGASVSLLSALPTPDPGQKDNSQLPSAVCSTSPRAQAPSSPPCSSTPGSPLLTCSPSLSPLRHAPTSYQACETRTQFHKLEFRELQWPIKKRQLLPRTGAQEPHSVWEPPERHRDTSAFQYKYGTPSASLHTQVQTARLSPQLVAWALNIVMESELTQV; encoded by the exons ATGTCGAATTCAGGGAGGCTGGTCCTGCGTCCCTGGATTCGAGAGCTGATCCTGGGCTCAGAAACACTGTCAAGTCCACAAGCCGGTCATCTGCTCAAG GTACTCCAGGACTCGGAGACTCCGGGCCCATCTTCCGCCCCTGACACACCTGACACCGGGGCCGTGTTACTTGTGTCAGATGGAACTCATAGTGTCCGATGCGTGGTGACGCGTAATGCCATCGACACCTCTGACTG ggaggagaaggagttCGGATTCCGTGGGACCGAGGGCCGGCTCCTGCTGCTGCAGGCGTGCGGGCTCCGCATTCAGGTGGCTCAGGACTATGCG CCTGCGGAGTTCTACCTCCAGGTGGATCGCTTTAACCTGCTGCCCACGGAACAGCCCCGGGTACAGGTGACTGGTTG cAATCAGGATTCAGATGTGCAGAAAAAGCTCAATAAATGCCTTGA GGACCACCTTTCTGAGTCTGCTTCTTCCAGTGCAG GCTTAACCCTGTCTCAGCTTCTGGATGAGGTGAAGGAAGACCAGGATCATCGGGGAGCACTAGTGCGTCTAGCTGAGAGCTGCCTAGTGCTACAAGGTCCCTTCACAGCAAGACCCCTCACGCACTGGGCTACCTCTTGCTCCCAGGCCACG GAAGAAGCTGTGTTCACCGTGCCTAGTTTACTACTGCACATCTCTGAGAAGGAGGAACAAATTCTGAGTTCTATAGACTCAAGTCAGAAGGCACAGG aaaacCCTGCTTCACTCAGCCTCATGCCACAGGAGGAGAGCGGTGCCAGTGTTAGCCTTCTGTCAGCCTTGCCCACACCAGACCCCGGGCAGAAGGACAACTCCCAGCTTCCATCAGCTGTTTGCTCAACGTCCCCAAGAGCTCAGGCCCCCAGTTCTCCACCCTGCAGTTCTACACCCGGCTCCCCACTCTTGACCTGCAGCCCCAGTCTCTCACCCCTTCGACATGCCCCTACTTCATACCAGGCCTGTGAGACCAGAACCCAGTTTCATAAGCTAGAGTTCAGGGAGCTCCAGTGGCCCATCAAAAAACGGCAGCTTCTCCCAAGAACCGGGGCCCAGGAGCCCCACTCTGTCTGG GAACCCCCAGAGAGGCATCGTGATACTTCTGCATTCCAGTATAAATATGGGacaccctctgcctccctccataCCCAGGTCCAAACTGCCAG GCTCTCTCCTCAGCTTGTAGCTTGGGCCTTGAACATAGTGATGGAGTCTGAGTTAACACAGGTATGA
- the Enkd1 gene encoding enkurin domain-containing protein 1 yields the protein MCEGPSRISGPIPPDPTLCPDYYRRPASAQGRLEGNALKLDLLTSGRDLDSSPPRGPRIRPGAREILERGQRGVGDVLLQLGGISLGSGVSPKRKDPKDHEKENLRRIKEIQRRFQDQERSREQGQPKPLKALWRSPKYDSVQSRVKARMKELGPASVTEPAQFLRAHSRCGPGLPPSRASSPQLTLPGSKAKGPGLGVDFISHNARAAKRAPRRHSRSLQVLAQVLEQQRQAQEHYNATQKGHVPHYLLERRDLWRKEAEARKRSQPDPSMPPGHTLMPENQRLETLNNLLQSQSKLLRELVLLPAGADSLRAQGHRAELDRKLVQIEEAIKIFSRPKVFVKMDT from the exons ATGTGCGAGGGCCCGTCCCGCATCTCTGGACCCATCCCCCCAGACCCTACTCTCTGCCCGGACTACTACCGGCGGCCGGCCTCGG CCCAAGGACGCCTGGAAGGAAACGCGTTGAAGCTGGACCTGCTGACTTCAGGTCGCGACCTGGACTCCAGCCCTCCTCGTGGCCCTCGCATCAGGCCTGGAGCCCGAGAGATCCTAGAGCGTGGCCAGCGAGGTGTGGGGGACGTGCTGCTGCAACTGGGGGGCATCTCCCTTGGTTCAGGGGTCTCTCCTAAGA ggAAGGATCCAAAAGACCATGAGAAGGAAAACTTGAGGCGGATCAAAGAGATTCAGAGGCGATTCCAAGACCAGGAACGCAGCCGGGAGCAGGGCCAGCCCAAGCCCCTGAAGGCACTGTGGCGCTCACCCAAGTATGACAGTGTACAGTCTCGAGTCAAGGCCAGGATGAAG GAGCTTGGCCCTGCCTCTGTGACAGAACCTGCCCAATTTCTGCGGGCACACTCCCGCTGTGGCCCTGGGCTCCCACCGTCCCGTGCCTCCAGTCCTCAGCTCACCCTGCCAGGCTCCAAAGCTAAG GGACCAGGCTTAGGTGTGGACTTCATTAGTCACAATGCCAGAGCTGCCAAGAGAGCCCCCCGGCGCCATTCCCGCTCCCTGCAGGTCCTTGCACAGGTTCTGGAACAGCAGCGGCAAGCCCAGGAGCACTACAACGCCACCCAGAAAGGCCATGTTCCCCATTA CTTGTTGGAACGCAGGGACCTGTGGCGGAAGGAAGCTGAAGCTCGAAAGCGTAGCCAGCCAGACCCTTCCATGCCTCCTGGCCACACGCTCATGCCTGAGAATCAGCGGCTAGAGACACTGAACAATCTGCTTCAGA GCCAGAGCAAGCTGCTTCGTGAGCTAGTGCTGTTACCTGCTGGGGCAGACTCTCTGAGAGCTCAAGGTCACCGTGCAGAACTGGACCGGAAGTTGGTGCAAATAGAAGAGGCTATCAAGATCTTTTCCCGACCCAAAGTCTTTGTGAAGATGGATACCTAG
- the Pard6a gene encoding partitioning defective 6 homolog alpha isoform X2 — protein sequence MARPQRTPARSPDSIVEVKSKFDAEFRRFALPRTSVRGFQEFSRLLCVVHQIPGLDVLLGYTDAHGDLLPLTNDDSLHRALASGPPPLRLLVQKREGDSSGLAFASNSLQRRKKGLLLRPVAPLRTRPPLLISLPQDFRQVSSVIDVDLLPETHRRVRLHKHGSDRPLGFYIRDGMSVRVAPQGLERVPGIFISRLVRGGLAESTGLLAVSDEILEVNGIEVAGKTLDQVTDMMVANSHNLIVTVKPANQRNNVVRGASGRLTGPSSVGPGPTDPDSDDDNSDPVIENRHPPCSNGLSQGPLCWDLQPGCLLPSAGSSLPSLDSREQANSGWGNGMRGDVSGFSL from the exons ATGGCCAGGCCGCAGAGGACTCCGGCGCGCAGTCCGGATAGCATCGTCGAGGTGAAGAGCAAA TTTGACGCCGAGTTCCGACGCTTTGCATTACCCCGCACTTCAGTGAGAGGCTTTCAGGAGTTCTCGCGGTTGCTGTGTGTGGTACACCAGATCCCTGGCCTGGATGTGCTGCTTGGCTATACGGATGCTCACGGTGACTTGCTGCCCCTCACCAACGATGACAGTTTGCACCGGGCCTTGGCCAGCGGGCCCCCACCTCTGCGCCTGTTGGTCCAGAAACGGG AAGGTGACTCCAGTGGCCTGGCTTTTGCCTCCAACTCTCTACAGAGGCGCAAGAAAGGGCTCCTGCTACGACCAGTGGCACCTCTGCGCACCAGGCCACCCTTGTTAATCAGCTTGCCCCAAGATTTCCGCCAGGTGTCTTCAGTTATAGACGTGGACCTACTACCTGAGACCCATCGACGTGTGAGACTGCACAAACATGGCTCAGACCGTCCCCTGGGCTTCTACATTCGAGATGGCATGAGTGTTCGTGTGGCTCCTCAGGGTCTGGAGCGGGTGCCAGGGATCTTCATCTCCCGCCTGGTCCGTGGGGGCCTGGCTGAGAGCACAGGGCTGCTGGCGGTCAGTGATGAGATCCTCGAGGTCAATGGCATTGAGGTGGCTGGAAAGACCTTGGACCAAGTGACAGACATGATGGTTGCCAACAGCCATAACCTCATTGTCACTGTCAAGCCTGCCAACCAGCGTAATAATGTGGTACGAGGGGCATCTGGGCGTCTGACAGGGCCTTCTTCTGTAGGGCCTGGGCCTACTGATCCTGACAGTGATGATGACAACAGTGACCCGGTCATTGAAAATCGCCACCCTCCCTGTTCTAATGGGCTGTCTCAGGGGCCCCTGTGCTGGGACCTGCAACCTGGCTGCCTACTTCCTAGTGCTGGCAGCTCTCTGCCCTCCTTGGATAGCAGAGAGCAAGCCAATTCTGGCTGGGGGAATGGCATGCGAGGTGATGTTAGTGGATTCAGCCTCTGA